The Mastomys coucha isolate ucsf_1 unplaced genomic scaffold, UCSF_Mcou_1 pScaffold20, whole genome shotgun sequence nucleotide sequence tttctattgagttcaaggccagtctgacctacagagtgagttccaggacagtcagggttacacagagaaacccagtctcaaaaaaccataaaggaaggaaggaaggaaggaagaaaggaaggaagaaagaaagagagagagaaagagagcgcgcaagagagagaagaaaaattcagtagggaaaagaaaataaaaataaaaacaaaatataacaagacAGAACCAAAAATAGAAGACTATGTATACTGACCTGCTGAAAGAACAAGAATagcaaagtgttttcttttacattttgtgtgtgtgtgtgtatgtgtgtgtacactcatgtgcatgcatgccacaatacttgtgtggagatcagagataACTTGCAAGAggtgtttctctccttccaccatgaggtgtttctctccttccaccatgaggtggttgtctccttccaccatgaggtggttctctccttccaccatgtggattatagggattgaactcaagttcttAGGCCAACTTacctgctcagaaaaaaaaataaaaaacaaaaaactttgaaataagcaaaaaaaatttaaattctttaaaatttttatgtgtataaatgtttcaTTTGTGTGAATGTCTATGTACCACAAGTGTGTAGTGTTCTAAGACCATCCGATTCCCTAAAACTGGaaatacagatggctgtgagctgcctgtggGTGTTGGGGCCTTAACCaatgagccagctctccagcccaaggaagaACTTTCATAGGCTCTGATAGTGGGAGCACTACTGACCAGGGAGCACTAGTGACCAGGGAGCACTAGTGAGCAGCAAAAAGCACCCAGAACAAAATTCACAGGAGCCATAATTAATAGTGAGTATGTTTTACAAAACAGAAGTTTAGTGAAAACTAAGTAGATCAATTCTCCCTTTATAGTGAAAGCTTTTTAATCTCTGGCACGTTAACAGTGAAAGAGTTCTTAGAAATCAGACAAAAGTGTTTGGTGGGTTTGAGTTGATGGGCCAGGCAAGCTTCTTCTCCCTGGCCTCACGGTCAAATGAGTCATAGATGGAGTCTTTGGTTATCGTCCTGCTCACGGGAGGGATTTCTGAAATGCCCACATAGTTTCTCTTGGCCATCCTTGAACTGGTCGTGATGGTGTAGGCATTGCTGCGGTAGCATTTCATGGAGGACATGCAGAAAGTCTCTTTCATCCCTCTCCGAAAATTGGCATTATAAATGGAGTACAGAGTGGGTTTCGAGGCGGAGGAGCTGAAAGATACCCACGTGACTGCAGTGAAGACCAGGGAGCTCTTCTTGTAGTCTTGCTCATGGGGATGCCAGAGCTGAGCCACGtggaaaggcagccaggagaacaGGAACACCAGGTTCAAGAGGAGAAACATCTTGACGGTTTTCACCTTTGTCCTGGGGACGATGTTCATAGTCCTCCGCAGGGTCCGCCCGTCAGTGCCTATTCTCCAGATATACTTTATGACTTTCTGGTAAAACAGGATTATGAGGATGGAGGGGATCACAAAGCCCACCAAGAAGTGGATGACAGTATAGGCAGTTCCCtcccaggagggagggaggaagtagtTACAGTGACCATCCCAGTTAGAGCCGTAGAAAAAGAAGACAGGCGTCACAAAGGCTGCATCCAAGATCCAGGAGGCTGCAATCATTTTCTTGGCCTTTTCCCTGGACACCTTGAAGCTCAGTGGGTAGACGATGGTGTAGAAGCGGTCTATGCAGATGCAGAGGAGCACGTAGATCTGAACGCCTGGGGTGAGATACTGGAAGTAGCGGACCACCTTGCACATGGCGCTGCCGAGGGTCCACCTCCCCGTGGTGAACTGCAGCACAACAAACGGCGTGCTGGCCACGCTGATGAGAAGGTCAGCACACGCCATGGACACCACAAAGTAGTTGGTGGTGGACTGAGTCCTCCGGCTCCGGTGGATGACCAGACACACCAGGGAATTGCCAAAGATAGAGAACAACCACAGAGCGCCAAAGAAAATGCTGGCGGTGGCCACCTCTCCAGGGTTCAGCTCGTACTGAAGGTCTGTCTGGTTGCTCATCCAGCTGTGCTCCTCATGCAATCCCATCAGGCCATGGGGCAGCAGGGTCTCAGCTGCTTCCACGCAGCTGTGGTTCTGAAGGGGCACCAGCAGGGTAGCAGTCACCGCAGGTGGCTGGTCGTTATCCATTCTGTGAGCAAAAACCATAGTCACTCTTTGCTCTTAGTTCTAGATAAGACAAGAAGAATGAGGCCTCCTGTTAAGGTGGTGTCAATGCAAGCTGCTTACTAACTGGGCAGCCCTCGTTAGAATATTCACTAGGACACAGAGTGAAGACATGGCACTATGCATAGTGCTCAGTTTCACAGAGCCACTCATTCACTGAGTCATGTGCTTTACCAAACTCACCCCCAGAgcatttccctctctcctctcctgctaaTCTGTCTCCTCCCAGAAAATCTTGCTACTTCATGTGTCTctctcacacttacacacatgtatacacaccccacacacaggcatgtatcaATGATCTTATGTAGCTATTCAAAATCTAGGatccagagaagagaaaaagcaaggcTGCCTGAGTTGTTTTGTCACTAGGATCTTCGATTCCATCCACTTTCCTGTAAGTGAGATCATTTCATTCCTTAAGGCTGTGTAAGACtctactgtgcatgtgtgtacgtgtgcgtgtatgcgtgtacgtgtatatgcgtgtgtgcgtgcgtgtgcatgtgtgcacatgtgtgcggtgtgtgtatgtgtgcgtgtatgtagaTGTAtgcattatgtgtatgcatgtgtgtatgtgtgcatgcatgtgcatgtatgcgtgtgtgtatgtgtgtgtgcgtgcgcgtgtgtgcgtgcctgtatgtacatgtatgcatgtatgtgtatacatgtgtgtatgtgtgcgtgtatgcgtgtgtgtatgtgtgtgtgcatgcgcgtgcatgtgcgcatgcatCACTGTCCTTATTCATCTGTTGACAGACATCTAGGCTGATTTCCTATCTTGGCTGTGACTGAGCTGTACTGCAGTAAATGTGAGTGTGCAGGCATCTCTGTAACAGACTTAGAGTCCTCGGGCATGTCACGAGGACTGGTAGAAACAGTAGCCGCCTCATTTGACGCTGAGCTTGGTGGTCCTTGTCGATGATATGACTTGTGCACTGGGAAGAGAACGTAGTTTTTTTACTATGtcacactggctggcctggaacttgcagatTCTCCACACAGCTCAGTAGTTTGGCTTTCTTACCATACCACAtttattaaaaaagtaaaacagaggaGGGTGAGTGAGGAAGACAGCTCTGATGTTCACTCACAGACAAatgcaatcacacacacagacacacagagaatccTTTAGGAGGTATGGTTTGAAGGAAGCTACATAAGCTacactaccttttttttttaacatgtattttatgtgcatgactATTTTCCCCAccatggtgtgggtgctgggaaccaaagctggGGCGTCTTCATGGGCAACAATGCttctaaccattgagccacctcttcagcccctccactgtattttgacacagggtctcagaCTGGCTAGCTAGCATCTCCTaagggtcctcctgtctctgctctgcacCATTGGGCAATGCCCAACCTTTTAAATGAGTTCCAGAAGGTCAAGTTAGGTTCTCATGCTGGCATGATTAGTACcttactgcctgagccatctccctagctcccaACATTTGTTTTCTAAGTGCTCTGCAGTCAAATTGACCTAGGACTTCCCCATACTTACAATGAGAGGTCATGTGTTCTGCATTCGTGGGCTGAAATGTGACTGGATCGTGCATTACCCTGTCCAGGATGGCTGCCATGCCCTGTTGATTCAGCTCGTAACCCTTCTTTAAGTTTTCCAAGTTTGTTTTGCCCTAGTTTAGCAATACACTAGAATTTCCCAAAGACCTCTAAATATTCAGATGCCTGGGTCCTATCCCCCCAGCCCTGGGATTCTAATTTAATGAGTCTGGAACACAGAGGGCATCAGGGTGTTTCAAGAGTTCCCCAGGTGACCCTAATGTTCAGCCATGATTAAGAAACAGAACTTTAAGCTGGGCAgcagtggtgtacacctttaatcccagtacttggaaggcagagacaagcagatttctgagttcaaggccagcctggtctacagagtgagttccaggacagccagggctacacagaaaaaccctgtctcaaaaaaaaaaaaaaaaaaaaaaagaaccagaccTTCAGATGGCTTTTCATGTTCCTGTCTCCCGCTGAATTATGGGTTCTGGAGGTGCTAGTCTTTAATCTGTGCCCCATGGAGTCTAGCTGTAGTACTCTGCATTAGTAATTGCTTGCTAAATAGTAACTAAATTGGACCATAAAGACAGAGGACTTAAACTCCTCCCACCTGTGGTCCTGCTAGACTTCAGTTGGGGTGGGCAGAAGATCACTGTGTGTCCACAGGAGGCTGGGACACTGGAGACATAGGAATAGAGGAAAAGACAAGTGCTGAGAAGAGAGGGCAGGTGACAGTGAACTCACTCAGCTCCACTGCTACACTAAGGCAGAGGAAAGGAACCTTAAGAGACTGCAGACAGGTCTCTCCCGAGCCAGGGGAAAGCCTGCTACTTTTCAATCTGGAGCCCCAGAGTAAAAGTTCTCAACAGCTTCTGTTAGCCTGGAAATAAATGTCTTTCAGGGAACGCTTCTGAAATGAAAAAGGCTGTTTAATTAATAATACATCTAGAGTCACCTATACACAGTAATTTTAGAAGTGACAGATACAAAAAGGTACAATGTATTTTTGTTGCTCTGCTAGGACACTGAACCTAGACCCTAGTGCACACTGGGCAAATAAATGCTCTACACTGAGCTACCTACCCTGGGACATCCTTAAATGGGCCTCCCAAAAGATAACGTCTCTGGAAAACAAGACAAACCCATACTTGATTTTGCTGTTTCCCACTTGAGTAGTGCCAGACTACTCAATATAATACTGTGAAGTTCTAGGTTAACTTGAATAGTCCTGTCTAGCTCAACAAATAATCCCAAAGGTTAGGTAGGCACTTGCTGCCTTGTGGGAAATTAACCAGTTCTGTGTCTAACCAGTTGACACTGTTTAaatgctaacttttttttttttttaagatttatttatttact carries:
- the Gpr19 gene encoding probable G-protein coupled receptor 19 isoform X2, with translation MDNDQPPAVTATLLVPLQNHSCVEAAETLLPHGLMGLHEEHSWMSNQTDLQYELNPGEVATASIFFGALWLFSIFGNSLVCLVIHRSRRTQSTTNYFVVSMACADLLISVASTPFVVLQFTTGRWTLGSAMCKVVRYFQYLTPGVQIYVLLCICIDRFYTIVYPLSFKVSREKAKKMIAASWILDAAFVTPVFFFYGSNWDGHCNYFLPPSWEGTAYTVIHFLVGFVIPSILIILFYQKVIKYIWRIGTDGRTLRRTMNIVPRTKVKTVKMFLLLNLVFLFSWLPFHVAQLWHPHEQDYKKSSLVFTAVTWVSFSSSASKPTLYSIYNANFRRGMKETFCMSSMKCYRSNAYTITTSSRMAKRNYVGISEIPPVSRTITKDSIYDSFDREAREKKLAWPINSNPPNTFV
- the Gpr19 gene encoding probable G-protein coupled receptor 19 isoform X1 → MVFAHRMDNDQPPAVTATLLVPLQNHSCVEAAETLLPHGLMGLHEEHSWMSNQTDLQYELNPGEVATASIFFGALWLFSIFGNSLVCLVIHRSRRTQSTTNYFVVSMACADLLISVASTPFVVLQFTTGRWTLGSAMCKVVRYFQYLTPGVQIYVLLCICIDRFYTIVYPLSFKVSREKAKKMIAASWILDAAFVTPVFFFYGSNWDGHCNYFLPPSWEGTAYTVIHFLVGFVIPSILIILFYQKVIKYIWRIGTDGRTLRRTMNIVPRTKVKTVKMFLLLNLVFLFSWLPFHVAQLWHPHEQDYKKSSLVFTAVTWVSFSSSASKPTLYSIYNANFRRGMKETFCMSSMKCYRSNAYTITTSSRMAKRNYVGISEIPPVSRTITKDSIYDSFDREAREKKLAWPINSNPPNTFV